The DNA segment cagtacagtgtATAGTATAGTCCCATATTGGATATCAGGAAGAAATGCATATTGCTCAATTGTGATTATACACCGACGAAAGGTCAATGATCTGTAACTCCCGTTTCATATTACTTAACATGTCCATCAAGCAAGTCTTATCCCACTGTTCATTCCGCATAAAGTGATTGTCGACcgtcgatcaatcaactttGGCTTTATCATTACCAGGCTGAGTAGCTCTGTTAGGCAATTTGTCGGCCAACTCGTCGATCCGCCTGAATTGATGGTTGAACCGAGTCGGCAACAAGAAAGGTCTGAGGTCGAATCCTAAGAGTATTGAATCCCTTGATGTCAGCAGATGGTCTGGGAATCAGTTGAGATGAACAGTGGACATACGATTATCGTCTGGCGAGTATGATTCCTATATTCCGTTTGCAAGTATAGTCAGCTGAGATCGTTATTGCTTATTTCGCAGCTGGGACTCACCATATGAACAGAAGGTGTGAGTGTTGTCCTAGTTACAAATgatgtatcagcttggttcTTCACTGCTCGGACAGTATACAGGAAACTCACATCTTGTGTCTGTTAATAGCATagttgaagaagaaatgtTTCACTTTCGTAGCGATCTATTCACTCAACCGCATACTCCGTCAGTACATCTAAATTCTAACTTTAGCAAGAAGTACAcctgaacccacctcaacgGGAGACAGGAAGCTCCCCCACTCCTGTACCAATTTCCCGAACATACTGTACGGACCGCATttctcgaccttcctcaGTCTACCGTACACTGATAATTCGTCGTAGGTCATTCCCATCTCTACTTCGTCTGATTGTGCGACGTTATCCGATCCGATCGGGATGAGCTCGGCAGTGGGGATGGCATCGAGGAAGCTATAGCGTGTTTTGCAGTCAGTACATTGAAAAGCATATCAAGGTAATTCCGTGAAAACCATCATATATATGCAGGAACaaacagctcaccttctcaaaATTGGTAGATCAAAGTTCACCTCTGCCCAAGCGATGAACTTCTTGAGATCGGTCTTACTGATCCCCCCGATAGGGTTGACATCCGCACTCGAACAACTATAATGGCCACCTCACAGGTCAGCACCTTCTCCTGGTAAAACAGTGGATCATATCAGTCGGTGGACTGGCTCACTCGTATTTAGTGTAATACCCCCGTAAACTTTCATCGACATTCGCACTTCCCAATACCAGCAGCCCACCGACTTTTCCCCTCGCCCAAGGTAGGAGTTGAGCGAACATATATGCTAGTACCATTCTCAATCGAGCCTGCGAAACAACAATCAGCTTATTGGTCCGAATCATATAGTTGAGCGAGTTAGGTGAACCAGACATACCTGGATATTCTGCAAAGCCAAATTTTCAGCCGAAGATCCACCATGAACAGCGAATTGAGGTTTCTTCCCTGTGACAAGGCTGAAAATCCCCTTGACGGCAGATACAGCAGTATCCATATTCAGGTCGACATGGTACCTGTTGATGGGACAAGCCAAACCAAATCAGCTATATACGGGCAGGATGAGCTTCGCATGGTATGGCTTACCCTCCGACAGCTTCAGATAGATCTTTGGCCCTCTTCCTAGTCTCAGGGCTGGAATGCTCAGTACCCATATAACAAGTATGGAAGATCCTTCCGGCAAATTCCTTTGGATCGATAGGGAGGTAAGAGGAATCTTCAGGTTCTCCGGCGATTCGTCGTGCATCGGCGATGACTTGTTCGTCTGTATTATATGTTTTTTACCGTCAGCTGAAGATCAGCTCCTGTGGGTGTGAAAGACCAACTAACCTCCTTTACTTGCTGCATCGGCGACTAATCGACACATTGAATGAATAATAACGGTCGTAGCGCAAGAATCAATACCTCCCGATAAGGGGATGAAGTATCCTTGACACCTTGATCGTCGAAGATAATCCCATAACCAACAAGCTGGACCGAGTCTGAATGTAGAATCCTCAGCTGGTTTGCCTTGTAAGTCTTTGGTATTTGGAGTTCCTGGCCATCTGCCTACTCACgcgatctcttcttcgggTGTATGATAGATAACTTCCATCGACCCCTTAGTCTCCTCGTCACCGACTCTTATACCCTGACCACCATCCAATCTAGTATCCACATATACTCGTTGATAAGCCTCGGCTTGGGCAGATTGCATCCTCCTACTGGATGTTGTTCGATGAGCTCTGACCGCGCCGAGATCCACAGTGGCAGTGATGACTTCAACATCGGAGAGGGAGAACTGGGATCCTCTGGCTAAGATTTGCCCATTCATAGCTATCAATGCTGCTCCGTCGTAGTACAATCGATCTCCATCGCATCCTTGTTGGTTGGCGTAGAGGTAGATACCACCAAGCTGTATTGAAATAGCATATGAGCTAGTGACTCGACATTGAAAActtagctcaccttcataGTGGCTTCTTTGATCAAGTCAATTCTTCTGTTGAGTTTTCGTAATTCATGATGACTGGCGGACGAGTTCGTGAAGATCTCGACACCATCAAGACCCATGAGGATATGGGGGctgggaagagatgatctCAGTATGAAGTGCTGAGCTGTGTGTCAGAACGAGCTACCTACGAGGCAGGAGTAAACAGTTCTTCACAGAGCTCAACACCAATAACAGTATCTTCGGTCGAAACCACAGCATCTCCGAATGGTACTAGGTCCTAATTCTACTGTTAGATTCCAACCAGCAATCAATGATCGTCAGAGCTCACTTGACCGGTCACATTCCTGATTATTCTAGGTAAAGAGTGTTGCTCGACCTGTCGATGTTTATGCCAAGGAGTGAAATGACGAAGTTCACGCTGCCCCATGTTCAaacagatatcagctataaCTCCCCTTCAATGATGGAGTATACACTTAAAACAGCTAGTACCCACGTAGTTACCATCGTTCGCCATCCACATCTTAGGTCTGATCATTACGATCTTGCCGCTGTGGATGATGACCCTGCAATTGTAGTTATTGTTCTTGTGTTCGATCGGCCTGTTCACATACGTGTCAGCTTGGTCGTTCCCATCGGAGGAAGGAAGTAATGTGAAGCTGTATTCTCAACCTACATTCCGATATCACATACTATCCCTTGAGCTTCTTCACTCTGCAAGATCGTAGCTAACACTTCCCAGGAATGAAGAATCGTATCGCCTATCCGGATGATCAGTACCCACAGCTGTGATCTTTCCCTCCGCTCCTACGAGAGAAGCGTAAAATCATCATGAACATCCCACCTTCAAGGAAATGATCCAAACATCCATATCCAGGAATCTCCAACTCCGGTCCAACTCGCAAAGTCGCTCCTCGAGATTTAGCAATAGCTATCGATTTGAGAATCCGCTTGCAGTTGCCCTGAGACGCTTCCTATCAGCTCATTCCTCTTCGGACATACGATTCTCATATAGCTGACCTCGAAGTCGAGAGACCACTGATCCAGTTGACTATGTAGTGCAATTGTTAGAACGGGTCAGAGATAAGGGTCGAAGGGGGGACATACCATCTACGATAGGTAAAAGATAATCAGCTTTCATGTCCTGATATGGAATCTGTCAAGAAAGCTTACGTTGCTACTGTGACGAGATGCATCTTGGATTATGCGATTCTAGATGATCTAGGATGACGAGGAAAGTAAGGTTGCCAAGAGGAATGTCGAGATAGATGAAGGCAGGTTAGAATATGAGTTATCTTTCGTCTCTCTACACGAGTCCGAGTATTCTTGACATCATAGCAAAAGTGGAGGTCGATAGCTATCAgatttgattccgttgaTCACTCTCAGTCAGAGCGAGGTCTGTGTATGAGCTCGCATTTCCTCTAATTCCAACATTTCAACATCTTGATCAGTACGACAAGTCACCAACCAACGAGCAACCTTCAGCTCAAAGAGATATACTCAAAATGGCAGAACAACAAGTCAACATAACAGACCTAGACCCCGCCCAGCTCCAAGAAGTCAAGAAGCAGCTGGACCAGGTGAGTGTCGTCCAACCCCTCAaaaacccaactcaccttccatcaagTCGAACCTGTGACATGTACTGACCAATCTGTGAAATTGATTGTTACAGGAACTAGACCACTTGACAAACTCATACTCCCAGCTCAAACAAGCCCAAACAAAGTTCAAATCCTGCGTCGAGAATGTCAACTCGCTCAAACCGACCTCAAAGGGGAAAGAAATCTTGATACCATTGACGAGCTCGTTATACGTTCCAGGAAAGTTGACAGATACGGAGAATGTGGTAGTGGATGTTGGAACGGGTTACTatgtcaagaaggtgagttgcatttgctcttcatcttcatcttcatacgCTCAACACTGTCGATGTACGGTTCATCTGATTCGTACTTTACATTCTCTACGTTTACTTTTTTGTTATTTCATGTCATCTGAAGGTCTTCTCGACTTGGTGTATCGACTTACCTGATTCCCTCATGTAGACAAAATCCGAAGCATCTCAACATTACACCTCCAAGTCCACCTTCGTTCAATCCAACCTCGAGACCTTACAAAAGACGATAGAGCGAAAGCAGGAGAACGTGCAGAGTGTGGTGCAGGTCttgcagatgaagatgcagcagcagcagcaggcTGGTAAGGCATAGGCGAAGATCCGAGTGATTTACTTGGAAAGGTAATAAGGTGAAGAGCGGAGAAAATAGAGTGGTCCCGAAAGATGTTGAGGGTTGACGAGCCAGCCAACTTGTACATGAAATTGTAATATCATGCATTCGATATACCTTAATGCGCTTTGCGATATCCCATAGTACGGGAGTAGACACACAAACCGGACGATGATCAATTATATACATCCTATCCAATCTACAGATCTATAATCAAATACCAGGCATGGTAACTTGTAgactcctcctcatcctccagctAATCTCCAGGAAATTAGGTTCATTCTCTGGCGTTATCAGTCCATGTCTGATTAGGAAATCTACATAGATCAACCCGCAATTCGGTTTCATATCTCCCGAATGCAATGCTTCGATAAGCTCTGGTATGGTCAATAGCTAAATCGTACGTCTATCAGCGAGCAATCCACGGCAAGATGATCACTTGCTTGACTCACCGCAAACGACTCGACCTCATCGTCGTGTGGTTTGGGTTTTATGTATTCCGCTGAGTCTTGTGAAGGTAAAGGCAGATCGTAGATATATTCGACCTCTGTGTATGTTGAGTAATGGTTCAGCATACTTCTGTGAGACGACATCAAGATCACTAgacgaaggggatgggaCATACCAGGTTGCAAGAATCCATCATCCGTTACGTAGAAATACGTAGCAACGCCGCAATTCctacatccccatcatccagTCAGCGATAAGCACGCAAGCACGATACGAAGGTGTAGCCAGCCATAAACCCACTTTACGCGTTCCCTGACAAATTCTTCTGGTAGACTAGCTTCCTCATCACATTCTTTGATCATCGTCTCTATAGGTGTCGATCCGGCTGTTATACCTCCCGCGACGGACTGCGATCAAATCTGGAAGATCAGTATCCGCTTGATCCCATTATATCTTATCGTCAAGTTACACGTACGTTGTCCAAACGTCCAGGCCAGCTATCAGAGGTCGTATATCAGCCAATGCCCTCCCCTCCCTACATCCTCTTTTCCCCGCATCACAAGGATGGTCGTGTACTCACGTAGCTTTGGTCTTACTTCGTCTAGGTACCCATACTTTCATGGCATGTCCTTCCCCTTCGTAAGCTTCGTCCATACCTCTATCAGCTCAGGCCGTCAAGCAGATGACAACGATCAACGCACCAGTCATATGTACCCCGAAAGTGGC comes from the Kwoniella bestiolae CBS 10118 chromosome 2, complete sequence genome and includes:
- a CDS encoding NAD+ synthetase produces the protein MHLVTVATQLDQWSLDFEGNCKRILKSIAIAKSRGATLRVGPELEIPGYGCLDHFLEGDTILHSWEVLATILQSEEAQGIVCDIGMPIEHKNNNYNCRVIIHSGKIVMIRPKMWMANDGNYRELRHFTPWHKHRQVEQHSLPRIIRNVTGQDLVPFGDAVVSTEDTVIGVELCEELFTPASPHILMGLDGVEIFTNSSASHHELRKLNRRIDLIKEATMKLGGIYLYANQQGCDGDRLYYDGAALIAMNGQILARGSQFSLSDVEVITATVDLGAVRAHRTTSSRRMQSAQAEAYQRVYVDTRLDGGQGIRVGDEETKGSMEVIYHTPEEEIALGPACWLWDYLRRSRCQGYFIPLSGGIDSCATTVIIHSMCRLVADAASKGDEQVIADARRIAGEPEDSSYLPIDPKEFAGRIFHTCYMGTEHSSPETRKRAKDLSEAVGGYHVDLNMDTAVSAVKGIFSLVTGKKPQFAVHGGSSAENLALQNIQARLRMVLAYMFAQLLPWARGKVGGLLVLGSANVDESLRGYYTKYDCSSADVNPIGGISKTDLKKFIAWAEVNFDLPILRSFLDAIPTAELIPIGSDNVAQSDEVEMGMTYDELSVYGRLRKVEKCGPYSMFGKLVQEWGSFLSPVEIATKVKHFFFNYAINRHKMTTLTPSVHMESYSPDDNRFDLRPFLLPTRFNHQFRRIDELADKLPNRATQPGNDKAKVD
- a CDS encoding prefoldin, alpha subunit, encoding MAEQQVNITDLDPAQLQEVKKQLDQELDHLTNSYSQLKQAQTKFKSCVENVNSLKPTSKGKEILIPLTSSLYVPGKLTDTENVVVDVGTGYYVKKTKSEASQHYTSKSTFVQSNLETLQKTIERKQENVQSVVQVLQMKMQQQQQAGKA